In Streptomyces sclerotialus, one genomic interval encodes:
- the nuoH gene encoding NADH-quinone oxidoreductase subunit NuoH: MNLAVEQLAPVADRVALAAEDLSVFGRDPWWLVVIKAVFCFAFLMLTVLFSIVWERKVVAWMQLRIGPNRHGPWGMLQSLADGVKLMLKEDLVVKRADKAVYVLAPIVAAIPAFMAFAVIPFGPADNQVSIFGHRTPMQLTDLPIGILYILATASVGIYGIVLAGWSSGSTYPLLGGLRSCAQMISYEIAMGMAFASVFLYSGSMSTSAIVDGQQSTWYVALLPVSFLIYIVAMVGETNRAPFDMPESEGDLVGGFNTEYSSIKFAMFMLAEYVNMVTVSAVAVTLFLGGWRAPWPISTFWEGANHGWWPLLWFTIKIQLLLFFFIWLRGTLPRVRYDQFMKLGWKVLIPVSMVWLMLVATVRALRNEGYDFQRIVLYVGGAAVALLLISLVADFFRKGEKEEEKPLAEEPFDAMAGGFPVPPLPGQSLPPVPRRRPRHQDRELIVSGGVNTDSDENGNDRGKGASGV; this comes from the coding sequence ATGAACCTCGCGGTGGAACAGCTGGCGCCCGTCGCGGACCGCGTCGCGCTGGCCGCCGAGGACCTGAGCGTCTTCGGGCGTGACCCGTGGTGGCTGGTGGTCATCAAGGCGGTCTTCTGCTTCGCGTTCCTGATGCTGACCGTGCTCTTCTCGATCGTCTGGGAGCGCAAGGTCGTCGCCTGGATGCAGCTGCGCATCGGGCCCAACCGGCACGGTCCCTGGGGCATGCTCCAGTCCCTCGCCGACGGCGTGAAGCTGATGCTCAAGGAAGACCTGGTCGTCAAGCGGGCCGACAAGGCGGTGTACGTCCTCGCCCCGATCGTCGCGGCCATCCCGGCGTTCATGGCGTTCGCCGTCATCCCGTTCGGCCCGGCCGACAACCAGGTCTCGATCTTCGGGCACCGCACCCCGATGCAGCTCACCGACCTGCCGATCGGCATCCTCTACATCCTCGCCACGGCCTCGGTCGGCATCTACGGCATCGTGCTCGCGGGCTGGTCCTCGGGCTCGACGTACCCGCTGCTCGGCGGGCTCCGCTCGTGCGCCCAGATGATCAGCTACGAGATCGCGATGGGCATGGCCTTCGCGTCGGTGTTCCTCTACTCCGGCTCGATGTCCACCTCGGCGATCGTCGACGGACAGCAGAGCACCTGGTACGTCGCGCTGCTGCCGGTCTCCTTCCTGATCTACATCGTGGCGATGGTCGGCGAGACCAACCGCGCGCCGTTCGACATGCCGGAGTCCGAAGGCGACCTGGTCGGCGGCTTCAACACCGAGTACTCCTCCATCAAGTTCGCGATGTTCATGCTCGCCGAGTACGTCAACATGGTCACCGTCTCGGCGGTCGCGGTCACCCTCTTCCTCGGCGGCTGGCGCGCCCCCTGGCCGATCAGCACCTTCTGGGAGGGCGCGAACCACGGCTGGTGGCCGCTGCTCTGGTTCACCATCAAGATCCAGCTGCTGCTGTTCTTCTTCATCTGGCTGCGCGGCACGCTCCCACGCGTCCGCTACGACCAGTTCATGAAGCTGGGCTGGAAGGTCCTGATCCCGGTCTCGATGGTCTGGCTGATGCTGGTCGCGACCGTGCGGGCGCTGCGCAACGAGGGCTACGACTTCCAGCGGATCGTGCTGTACGTCGGCGGCGCCGCGGTGGCCCTGCTGCTGATCTCCCTCGTCGCGGACTTCTTCCGCAAGGGCGAGAAGGAGGAGGAGAAGCCCCTCGCCGAGGAGCCCTTCGACGCGATGGCGGGCGGTTTCCCCGTACCGCCCCTGCCCGGCCAGAGCCTGCCGCCGGTGCCACGGCGGCGGCCGCGGCACCAAGATCGCGAGCTGATTGTCAGTGGCGGCGTGAATACTGACAGTGACGAAAACGGGAACGACCGCGGAAAGGGGGCCAGTGGTGTCTGA